Genomic window (Argopecten irradians isolate NY chromosome 2, Ai_NY, whole genome shotgun sequence):
tcagattccttagagcagtgtctgccttaagtcagtacagatttagtatacatggtgactgttttgttttcagattccttagagcagtgtctgccttaagtcagtacagatttagtatacatggtgactgtttAGTTTTCAGATTCCTTAGAGCAGTGTTtgccttaagtcagtacagatttagtatacatggtgactgtttAGTTTTCAGATTCCTTAGAGCAGTGTctgccttaagtcagtacagatttagtatacatggtgactgttttgttttcagtttccttagagcagtgtctgccttaagtcagtacagatttagtatacatggtgactgttttgttttcagtttccttagagcagtgtttgccttaagtcagtacagatttagtataaatggtgactgttttgttttcagtttccttagagcagtgtctgccttaagtcagtacagatttagtatacatggtgactgttttgttttcagtttccttagagcagtgtctgccttaagtcagtacagatttagtatacatggtgactgttttgttttcagattccttagagcagtgtttctgccttaagtcagtacagatttagtatacatggtgactgttttgttttcagtttccttagagcagtgtctgccttaagtcagtacagatttagtatacatggtgactgttttgttttcagattccttagagcagtgtctgccttaagtcagtacagatttagtatacatggtgactgttttgttttcagtttccttagagcagtgtttgccttaagtcagtacagatttagtatacatggtgactgttttgttttcagattccttagagcagtgtctgccttaagtcagtacagatttagtatacatggtgactgttttgttttcagttccttagagcagtgtctgccttaagtcagtacagatttagtatacatggtgactgttttgttttcagtttccttagagcagtgtctgccttaagtcagtacagatttagtatacatggtgactgttttgttttcagttccttagagcagtgtctgccttaagtcagtacagatttagtatacatggtgactgttttgttttcagattccttagagcagtgtttgccttaagtcagtacagatttagtatacatggtgactgttttgttttcagtttccttagagcagtgtctgccttaagtcagtacagatttagtatacatggtgactgttttgttttcagtttccttagagcagtgtctgccttaagtcagtacagatttagtatacatggtgactgttttgttttcagtttccttagagcagtgtctgccttaagtcagtacagatttagtatacatggtgactgttttgttttcagtttccttagagcagtgtttgccttaagtcagtacagatttagtatacatggtgactgttttgttttcagattccttagagcagtgtctgccttaagtcagtacagatttagtatacatggtgactgttttgttttcagattccttagagcagtgtctgccttaagtcagtacagatttagtatacatggtgactgtttAGTTTTCAGATTCGTTAGAGCAGTGTctgccttaagtcagtacagatttagtatacatggtgactgttttgttttcagattcGTTAGAGCAGTGTTtgccttaagtcagtacagatttagtatacatggtgactgttttgttttcagattcCTTGCCTTAAGTCAGTAAGATTAGTATACATGGTGACGTTTTGTTTTCAGTTCCTTGAGCTCTttaagtcagtacagatttagtatacatggtgactgttttgttttcagtttccttagagcagtgtctgccttaagtcagtacagatttagtatacatggtgactgttttgttCTTTCAGCAGTGTTtgccttaagtcagtacagatttagtatacatggtgacGTTTTGTTTTCAGTTCCTTAGAGCAGTTtgccttaagtcagtacagatttagtatacatggtgactgttttgttttcagtttccttagagcagtgtctgccttaagtcagtacagatttagtatacatggtgactgttttgttttcagtttccttagagcagtgtctgccttaagtcagtacagatttagtatacatggtgacagttttgttttcagattccttagagcagtgtttgccttaagtcagtacagatttagtatacatggtgacagttttgttttcagtttccttagagcagtgtttgccttaagtcagtacagatttagtatacatggtgactgttttgttttcagtttccttagagcagtgtctgccttaagtcagtacagatttagtatacatggtgactgttttgttttcagattccttagagcagtgtttgccttaagtcagtacagatttagtatacatggtgacAGTTTTGTTTTCAGATTCCTTAGAGCAGATGTtgccttaagtcagtacagatttagtatacatggtgacagttttgttttcagattccttagagcagtgtctgccttaagtcagtacagatttagtatacatggtgactgttttgttttcagattccttagagcagtgtctgccttaagtcagtacagatttagtatacatggtgacagttttgttttcagattccttagagcagtgtttgccttaagtcagtacagatttagtatacatggtgactgttttgttttcagtttccttagagcagtgtctgccttaagtcagtacagatttagtatacatggtgactgttttgttttcagattccttagagcagtgtctgccttaagtcagtacagatttagtatacatggtgactgttttgttttcagattccttagagcagtgtttgccttaagtcagtacagatttagtatacatggtgacagttttgttttcagtttccttagagcagtgtctgccttaagtcagtacagatttagtatacatggtgactgttttgttttcagtttccttagagcagtgtctgccttaagtcagtacagatttagtatacatggtgactgttttgttttcagattccttagagcagtgtctgccttaagtcagtacagatttagtatacatggtgactgtttAGTTTTCAGATTCCTTAGAGCAGTGTCTGCGttaagtcagtacagatttagtatacatggtgactgttttgttttcagtttccttagagcagtgtctgccttaagtcagtacagatttagtatacatggtgactgttttgttttcagtttccttagagcagtgtctgccttaagtcagtacagatttagtatacatggtgactgttttgttttcagtttccttagagcagtgtctgccttaagtcagtacagatttagtatacatggtgactgttttgttttcagttttccttagagcagtgtctgccttaagtcagtacagatttagtatacatggtgactgttttgttttcagtttccttagagcagtgtctgccttaagtcagtacagatttagtatacatggtgactgttttgttttcagattccttagagcagtgtctgccttaagtcagtacagatttagtatacatggtgactgttttgttttcagattccttagagcagtgtctgccttaagtcagtacagatttgtatacatggtgactgttttgttttcagattccttagagcagtgtctgccttaagtcagtacagatttagtatacatggtgactgttttgttttcagttccttagagcagtgtctgccttaagtcagtacagatttagtatacatggtgactgttttgttttcagtttccttagagcagtgtctgccttaagtcagtacagatttagtatacatggtgactgttttgttttcagattccttagagcagtgtctgccttaagtcagtacagatttagtatacatggtgactgttttgttttcagattccttagagcagtgtctgccttaagtcagtacagatttagtatacatggtgactgttttgttttcagattccttagagcagtgtctgccttaagtcagtacagatttagtatacatggtgactgttttgttttcagattcCTTAGAGCAGTGTCTGCCCTTAAGTTTTCAGATTCCTTAGCAGTGTCTTTAAGTAGAttagtatacatggtgactgtttgttttcagattccttagagcagtgtctgccttaagtcagtacagatttagtatacatggtgactgttttgttttcagattcGTTAGAGCAGTGTTtgccttaagtcagtacagatttagtataaatggtgactgttttgttttcagattcGTTAGAGCAGTGTTTGCCTGTGCCATAGCCAACCTGCCCTGTATTGTCCTTATGGAGGATATTGAGGTGTTCGTAGATGACAGTACAAATGCTGAGGCTAGAGAGGTCTTATTTCAGCACATGCAATCAAAACTCACTGCTTCTATACCTGTGGTTGCTATGACAAGGTTTCCATGGTTACTCAACAAACAAATGACACTTAAAAGAAGGTAAATGTGTTTGTGTAAATAAGTTCGGTTTAAGtgttaaatatcaataaaataaacttCAATAGTCATAATTTATGAGGGTTATAATTGTACTGCTTCGAAGTTAATCTTGGCTACTAGCCATATACTATTATACTgacattataatgatattatactgacattatactgacatcataCTGCCATTATAATGATATCATACTgatattatactgacattataatgatgttatattgataataaaatgattttgtagTGATATTGTACTGCCATTATAGTTATAGTgatattatactgacattataatgatattatacTGACGTTACAGTGATATGCTgacattataatgatattgtGCTGCCATTAGTGATGTTATACTgacattataatgatattatactgacattatACTGATATAATACTGAACTTTTAATGATATCATGCtgacattaaaatgatattatagtgatattatactgacattatAGTGATATCAAACTGATTTTATGCTGACATTATAATGACATTATAAAGGTATTATACtgacattaaaatgatattatagTGATATTGTACTGCCATTATAGTGATATCATACTGactttataatgatattatacTGACGTTGTAGTGATATACTgacattataatgatattgtGCTGCCTTTAGTGATGTTATACTGATATTATACTGACGTTATAATGATACtgatattataatgatattttactgaCATTATAATGATGAGATCTTacttacattatactgatattatGTTGACGTTATAGTGATATCATACTGACATTATACTTatataatagtgttattatactgatattataatgatattatatgGACGTTATAGtgacattatactgatattatGCTGACATAATACTGATATTATACTGATATCATAgtgacattatactgacattatacaatataatactgacattatactgacattatagtgatattatactgacatcatACTGCCATTACACTTATGTTATACTgatattatactgacattatagtgatatcatactgacattatactgacgTTATAGTGATATACTGACATTATACTGATATAATGCTGACATTAAAGTGATATCATACTgacattataatgatattatactaacattatactgatattatGCTGACATTATACTGAAGTTATAGTGATATACtgatattataatgatattatacTGACGTTATAGTgatattatactgacattatactgatattaaactgacattatactgatattatgctgacattatactgataatatactGACATTATAATGGTATTATACTGATGTTATAGTGATATACTGACATTATACTGATTATGCtgacattatactgatattatactgacattatACTAATATTATACTGACATGCCGATATTTTACTgatattatactgacattatAGTGCTGTCTTGCTGAAGCATACTATTGAAGACATCAAACAGTCACCCAGCCATGTTATGTTAAGTAAAGCTTGTTATCTGTTCCAGCTTCCCAACCCTGGCTTATGTTCCAATTCCAGATTTTCCAAGTCGTTATTTACTGTTTAAAACACAAATGAATGCTAAGCCTGCTGCCAGTGAGGAGGAAGTAGAAGAGTTAGCAAACCACACTGAAGGGTAATCAATAACAACTAACTTTTGATTATATTAAGTTTTTGTATATCTTTGATCATGACATCAACTTATCACAGTGCcaatttgtttgaaaaattattttaaatctaaGAAtgtgtttttagctcacctggcccgaagggccggtgagcttatgtcatggcgcggcgtccggcgtccgtcgtccgtcatccatctgtccgtcaacatttcctttaaatcactactagtcatagagttctgcatggattttaaccaaatttggccagaaacatccttgggggaaggggaatagaacttgtataaattttggctctgacccccgaggacaggaggggcggggcccaataagggaaatttaggtaaatcctataaatcgctacttgtcctagagttctgcatggattgtaaccaaatttggccagaaacatccttgggggaaggggatcagaacttgtataaatttttgctctgacccccgaggacaggaggggcggggcccaataggggaaattaaggtaaatcctataaatcgctacttgtcctagagttctgcatggattgtaaccaaatttggccagaaacatccttgggggaaggggaacagaacttgtataaattttggctctgacccccccggggacaggaggggcggggcccaataggggaaatagaggtaaatcctataaatcgctacttgtcctagagttctgcatagattgtaaccaaatttggccagaaacttccttgggggaaaggccaacatccttgggggaaggggaatagaacttgtataaattttggctctgacctcctgggggcaggagggcggggcccaataggggaaatttaggtaatcctataaatcgctacttgttttagagttctgcatggattgtaaccaaatttggccagaaacatcctagggggaaggggaacagaacttgtataaattttggctctgaccccctggggacaggaggggcggggcccaataggggaaatagaggtaaatcctataaatcgctacttgtcctagagttctgcatggattgaaaccaaatttggccagaaacatccttgggggaaggggaatagaacttgtataaattttggctctgacctcctgggggcaggaggggcggggcccaatagggaaatttaggtaaatcctataaatcgctactagtcttagagttctgcttggattttaaccaaatttggcccagaaacatccttggggttaagaGAATTCCTATAatgtttggctctgacccccttgagcagaaagagtggggcccaataggggaattagaggtaaatattcaaattccttcagaaaagaaacaatgaaccttactaggcattacaaaccaggtgagcgatacaggccctctgggcctcttgttattaatTGAGCCCGAGACCTGATACAACAGCTATTGAGCATGTAACAAGGTAGTATGAAAGCTAAAGCTTGTGTCTACCATCGTTAATATGCAGAACTTAAGCTAATGTgaaaaggagaaggtacgttaagactcgaatatggcctcaaaattaattctccagtaaagaacaacatattttgccatataacagctgaatacatttgctaacacattacatctcgaaaatatcccacatgtgccaattatgttcactatgacgtcatcaacatgcagtttcccgccatttttcacaaaaatccttgaaaaatcatactttttgagtggttttctttaaaaatgaatgtggccgccttcgtggagcagaaagagattttcacactttgtgtatcgtgtatttacgcatatccatgcaaaatgtaaagttgctccaaggtggcggccaaatccatttcaagccttttctaacctaaagatgatgaatttctagcaaaatttggcgagaagaggaaaatcatcaatttgatgacgtaataggtgggacacatcgtgtacatggttataaaatattatgttttgatgaatggcaagtatgagagtatttattgatatgaaattgatggggatcagagttaatttttttcggcctgaaaaattaaggccaaatactggtcctatcatatctactcctttcgTTATTTTTCGCCtgttaataattaaaaaatatatcatcttATTTAAATGAgagatgtactaaatatttggTAATTTCGTAACACTAGGTAGAAAATTTTATGACTTTTGGGGCCACTAAAgccccaaaccatacatagtcctttggAAATGAACTATCTCGAGTTGGAGAAACATGATAAAAAACAGTCACTTGTTGTGTACCCTCTATTTTTCTGTTGTTTAGGTACACAGTATCAGATATTCTTGTCGTTCTGAGAGATGCGGCTATGGAACCTGTTAGAGAAATACAACGTGCGACCCATTTTCGACTGGTGAGTTTAGTGGCTCTgtataaaacaattgttttattttattgtttggCACTTTCAAATTAATTCTTTGGTTGAGGTCTTTGTATGGATAGAATTGTTTAGGGCTATCAAATTAATTCTGTGGTTGAGGTTTTTGTATGGATAGAATTGTTTAGGGCTATCAAATTAATTCTGTGGTTGAGGTTTTTGTATAGATAGAATTGTTTAGGGCTATCAAATTAATTCTGTGGTTGAGGTCTTTGTATGGATAGAATTGTTTAGGGCTATCAAATTAATTCTGTGGTTGAGGTTTTTGTATGGATATAATTGTTTGGGGCTATCAAATTAATTCTGTGGTTGAGGTTTTTGTATGGGTAGAATTGTTTGGGGCTATCAAATTAATTCTGTGGTTGAGGTCTTTGTATGGATATAATTGTTTAGGGCTATCAAATTAATTCTGTGGTTGAGGTTTTTGTATGGATATAATTGTTTGGGGCTATCAAATTAATTCTGTGGTTGAGGTCTTTGTATGGATATAATTGTTTAGGGCTATCAAATTAATTCTGTGGTTGAGGTTTTTGTATGGATATAATTGTTTGGGGCTATCAAATTAATTCTTTGGTTGAGGTCTTTGTATGGATATAATTGTTTAGGGCTATCAAATTAATTCTGTGGTTGAGGTTTTTGTATAGATAGAATTGTTTAGGGCTATCAAATTAATTCTGTGGTTGAGGTTTTTGTATGGGTAGAATTGTTTAGGGCTATCAAATTAATTCTGTGGTTGACTatagtttactatagtttatattggcaaggatttataagtgagaaggattcgtgtctgtctctttacattactaaacaccacgcgagacgcctatgaaccgggaataaaaaccgtttttctcaacaaatacttgtcttatcgagtcaaacgaaacaccattgtaaagtttattaaatttcacgacgtttataacttgctttaaagacggaatgtttaggggatatgtcttaaattttcgttaaaaaaatcgacagctcatgaaatgacagcaccgcttcagaaagtaagacggtaaccctcgcacccgcaagctacatcaaaggctgcgccggcggatatcaaaggaaaatcagtcgtcgcccaacgtctcggtcagtgcacaaacacaaaagcgcctgccttggacttccccaaaacccagtgtgacttatccttctcatatacgtccttgatattgggaaaacacatttttgcgcattatttggtcatttgtaatagggaatgagtcaaatgttgtcagaattatcagtatgagatggccatttaatcctattaacaaattttttatgactgacccccaggggccttaggggcggggtcaaaaggggtcaaataggctaaaacttcaaaaatcttcttctgaagttctggaaatggtagaatcaaatacttttcataaatagaaaggccTTAAGGTCcttaacaaaaattgtgaattatatgaccctgaggtctcacgttttcccctggggagggggtcaagtttactatagtttatatagggaaaacacatttatgagcatgttttgctcaattttcattggaaacgagtcaaacttggttagaattattagcctgagatagcattttaatatcatatccatattggtccaggccgaccccctggggatagtgaggcggggccaaaaaaggtcaaataggctaaaacttcaaaaatattcttttaaaattctggaaatggtataaacaaatacactttatagatgaaaaggtcttaaagtttgtttataaaaattgtaaattatatgaccctggggtctcctatttccccttggggagggggtcaagtttactatagtttatataggaattGTATAAATGCGCACACATTGTTTACGCATCACTTGAATAAAGTCAGCCATGTTGTAAAGTTTAAACACTGTTGTCTACCGATGATTTCTACTTGTAAGAAGAATAACAAGTTAATTTCATGCGTGAACTAAAGCATGAACCATGGTGTCAGTAAGTCTGAAACGAACGCGAACGTTTTgtaaggaaaaaaaatcatcgtAAATAGACAATTTTTACTACAAGCTGTTGCAGTTGTTCGACAAAGTGGTCAGgtaaaataacagttttggCCAGAGAATAGCCAAACTGAAGCACAGATAGTCACAACGacattaaaacaacataagAATGGCTCTTGAAAGGATTCCCCCaccaaataaaataaacttttcGTCCAAAACAATTGCAGATGATTGGACAAAGTGGAAAGAAAAGTTTGAATTGTTTTCTGACCTTGCCCTAAAAGAAACGGAAGAGACTGAAAAACTCAAAATGTTCAAATACCTCATTGGTTCCGATGGGAGGGAGATCTATAACAACATGAAATGGGATAAAGAGGAAAAGGATAGAACTATGAATGATGCCCTAACAAAGTTTGAAAGTTTCTGTAAACCAAAGAAAAACGAGACCATAGAATGATTCAAGTTTATTATGCGGATTCAGCAGGGTGATGAAACGATGGACAAATTCATAACAGACATAAAGACTCTGTCTAAATCATGTAATTTTGGGGAGTTAACAGATTCGCTCATCCGAGACAAAATTGCCTGTGGTATAAATGATCCACAATTACGCGAACGACTTCTTCGAATAAGCCATTTGACACTAGACAAAGCCGAAGAGTTGTGTAGGACAAGTGAACTGACAAAGCGAAGTGTAAATACCCTAGATGATGCCGGCGCAGCTGCGACCGTACACAAAATTAAAG
Coding sequences:
- the LOC138316387 gene encoding uncharacterized protein; translated protein: MPFKFPHLFEGRVGTSKNVLLYGPPGCGKSILMKALAKESRACLMIVNSYSMLSRMVVTDQAQFVRAVFACAIANLPCIVLMEDIEVFVDDSTNAEAREVLFQHMQSKLTASIPVVAMTRFPWLLNKQMTLKRSFPTLAYVPIPDFPSRYLLFKTQMNAKPAASEEEVEELANHTEGYTVSDILVVLRDAAMEPVREIQRATHFRLEKHQSVDKPDEMMDMETLCSPSDPGAKAKKWMDIEPNQIYVKPFTVNHVKKCLSKSKPCLRADEIEQYKKFTEENRS